Genomic window (Fusobacterium sp. DD2):
CAAAAATTTTTGGCAATCTTGAAAAAAATCCCAAAATTGAAAACTTTTGGGCTCGCCAGCTCCGCAAAGCCCCAATTCCTAGACAGAACCTAGGTAAAACATGGGTGCCTATCTTACTTTAAAACCTTAACTTCTTCTTTATTTTCAAGTTCTTTCTCTAGACTCTTTGCTTTTAGTTCTGTTAGCTTGTCATTTAGTTCCTTAGTCTTGCTGGTAACATCCAATTCTAAAGCTGTATCATAGCCTAACATCTTACTTATTGTTCCTAGTGCAGAAACAGCTGCAGCAGGACTTACAACAATTTTTTTATTTTTCTTAGTATATTTTTTTATTCCATCTGGATTAACTTCATCATGCTCTTCAATCTCAGTGTATTCTATGCCTTGCATACTTTTATCTGCTATATCACTTAACCTATTGATTACTACACTAGCTGAGAGTTTAACGTCTTCTTTTAAATTATTTCTCAGTTCTACCATTAGTGCCTGTATCTTTGGTCTTTTTTCAATATCAGCAGCTTTTGTTTTATTTGAATAGCCAGCATACAAAAGTGCATCTTTTTTACTATATCCGCATATTCTAGCTGATACATATTTACTTTCTTTTTCTGTCAACCCCTTAAAATCTAAGACTTTTAAAGTTTTTTTATCTACAATTTCAGATAGATATTCTTCAAAATTTTTTAAATATTTTCTTATCCAGGTATCTATAGTTTTATATGGTTTATGTATTCTCTTGGCTATTTCTTCTATCTTTGCTTTCTTGGTCTTCCCAAATTTGCTTTCTCTTAACTGAATGAATAATAACAGTGCTTGTTGCTTTGTTCCTTCTAATTCACTTACTTTTAACATGAATACACCTCCTTGAACATGATTCTTGATTTCGTTTCTTTTCCTTTTACTTTTAAGATTATTTAAATGTTTACTTTCAGGATTAAAGTGCTTTATATATATTATCGCGTAAGAGATTTCATATAAGTCCTCTATTTTAGGTAATTTCTTCAAAAAAACGCTCCAAAAAAGTCTCACTTTTATGATACTTTTAGGTAACACTAAAGGTTAAGCCATCTTCATAATTAAACTTAACCTTTTTATTTAATAGTAATATCTTATTCAGGAATATCTCTAATCTTTCAATATTCCCAAAATTCTGCCTTTTTGGACTACCTCTAGACTGATATTGAGCCAGAGCTTCTCTTATTTTTTTACGATATCTAAAAATTTGTGCTCTACTTTTATTTGAATTTTTTGAAACAACATAGTTAATTATTTTTTCATCAAGAATGTGTTCCTGATGATCTCTCACCAGCGATGGAAGTTCTGTACTTGTAAATGCTTTAAAATTGTTATATAAAATACCAACATCTCTCTCTAATTCTTGTTTTAAATAAGAAAAAAGTATTGGACTTAATTGATTTACAATCATATTTTTTAAATCTGATATCTTTATATTTGATACTTTAGAATCACCACAATATCGTATAATCAAACTTCTTGTGAGACGATGTTCTAAACGAATGGTTCCACCTTTTATTTTTTCTTCATTATGCTTATTATGTTCTATAGTTTTGTTATATAATTTTATCTTCCAACCTGGTGTCATTTGAAAGCTGAAGCCTGTAGAATAAAAAAAATCAGAATTTAAATCATAATCTTCATATCTTGTTCCTATTTTCACATCATTCTTTCGTTTCAATGCCTTATAAAAAAGTGAAATAATATTATGATATGAATAAAAGCTCTGTATATTCTCCTGGGTACATAACTCAAAATAATCATAAAATAAAAATTCTCTTTTGAACTTTTGTAAGGATATTTCATAAATTAATTCACATAAGTCATTTTCTACTTCCTGTTTCTGAATATCTGTTGCTAATGGAATAAGATTGTCATCATCAAAATATCGTGGATAAGAAAAATCAATTCGCACTAATACCTTATAGAATCTATCTGTAACTCTAATCTCATTTATATTTCTTGTATTTATTTTAAAAGTTTGTGTTGCCCCTGCTAACTTTCTAGGTTCAGCCTGAGGGAATTTTTTTCGTATACCAAGTATAATAAGATCAGCCTCAACATTTTCGAGTTCTACATAAACACCTGCTCTATCCAGTCCAATCATATTTCATCCAACTTCCCTCCTAATATAAACAAACAATGAAAACTACTACACAAGTTAATACTTATGAATCGATTAATGAAAATTTTAATAGCAGTTCACACGACAATACAAAATGCATAATAAAATGC
Coding sequences:
- a CDS encoding terminase small subunit; protein product: MLKVSELEGTKQQALLLFIQLRESKFGKTKKAKIEEIAKRIHKPYKTIDTWIRKYLKNFEEYLSEIVDKKTLKVLDFKGLTEKESKYVSARICGYSKKDALLYAGYSNKTKAADIEKRPKIQALMVELRNNLKEDVKLSASVVINRLSDIADKSMQGIEYTEIEEHDEVNPDGIKKYTKKNKKIVVSPAAAVSALGTISKMLGYDTALELDVTSKTKELNDKLTELKAKSLEKELENKEEVKVLK